A genomic region of Colletes latitarsis isolate SP2378_abdomen chromosome 7, iyColLati1, whole genome shotgun sequence contains the following coding sequences:
- the LOC143343943 gene encoding uncharacterized protein LOC143343943 isoform X2, which yields MWMSSLPIVSLLICVVVGNPEIDQFKNGRNVSKEGLFEVEKMRKEPDPNAIVAENETQHNKNIECDLGVDSNMNIAAKKRTGTESSLDLTPKGKEFQDLFQKKDRWVYWWGDKRVSLYGPNLCIRESIRVPFDQGKPSYSLSNVLTRVKRDNFMYDRNERDNRGSWGGKRAQETFDRKPSRVQYLMTIMRPTLNDARVFSNLKDKFLNGETIENAIDENENPVHVNNETNENDYPTEEEIIDDDNDWVMSTPSKRAQRREVRNKKIRRKPQKFRGLVRFVKSTFYPWGG from the exons ATGTGGATGTCGTCTCTACCAATTGTCTCCCTTTTGATATGCGTGGTTGTCGGAAATCCCGAAATCGACCAGTTTAAAAATGGGAGAAACGTGTCGAAAGAGGGGTTGTTCGAGGTAGAAAAAATGAGAAAAGAACCCGATCCAAACGCCATTGTAGCAG AAAATGAAACGCAACACAATAAAAACATCGAGTGTGATCTAGGGGTCGATTCGAACATGAATATCGCTGCGAAGAAAAGAACAGGTACAGAATCGTCGCTCGATTTGACTCCAAAGGGCAAG GAATTTCAGGATTTATTTCAGAAGAAGGATCGTTGGGTTTACTGGTGGGGAGACAAGAGGGTAAGCTTGTACGGACCGAACCTCTGCATTCGTGAATCCATTCGCGTACCATTCGATCAAGGAAAACCGTCGTACTCTCTGTCAAACGTTCTAACTCGAGTGAAACGGGACAATTTTATGTACGATCGAAACGAACGGGACAACCGGGGCAG TTGGGGCGGGAAGAGGGCACAGGAAACGTTCGATCGGAAACCCAGTCGCGTGCAATACCTGATGACGATTATGAGACCCACTCTTAACGATGCTCGTGTATTCAGCAACTTGAAAG ATAAATTTCTCAACGGAGAAACCATTGAAAAtgccatagacgaaaatgaaaacCCTGTGCACGTAAATAACGAGACAAACGAGAACGATTACCCAACGGAAGAAGAAATTATCGACGACGATAACGATTG GGTAATGTCAACACCTAGCAAGAGGGCGCAACGGCGTGAAGTACGCAACAAAAAGATCAGAAGAAAACCCCAGAAATTCCGTGGACTCGTTCGTTTCGTCAAATCCACCTTCTACCCTTGGGGCGGATAA
- the LOC143343943 gene encoding uncharacterized protein LOC143343943 isoform X1 has product MWMSSLPIVSLLICVVVGNPEIDQFKNGRNVSKEGLFEVEKMRKEPDPNAIVAENETQHNKNIECDLGVDSNMNIAAKKRTGTESSLDLTPKGKEFQDLFQKKDRWVYWWGDKRVSLYGPNLCIRESIRVPFDQGKPSYSLSNVLTRVKRDNFMYDRNERDNRGRFDDGNNDKKMSKIGTIKWKIPFYSWGGKRAQETFDRKPSRVQYLMTIMRPTLNDARVFSNLKDKFLNGETIENAIDENENPVHVNNETNENDYPTEEEIIDDDNDWVMSTPSKRAQRREVRNKKIRRKPQKFRGLVRFVKSTFYPWGG; this is encoded by the exons ATGTGGATGTCGTCTCTACCAATTGTCTCCCTTTTGATATGCGTGGTTGTCGGAAATCCCGAAATCGACCAGTTTAAAAATGGGAGAAACGTGTCGAAAGAGGGGTTGTTCGAGGTAGAAAAAATGAGAAAAGAACCCGATCCAAACGCCATTGTAGCAG AAAATGAAACGCAACACAATAAAAACATCGAGTGTGATCTAGGGGTCGATTCGAACATGAATATCGCTGCGAAGAAAAGAACAGGTACAGAATCGTCGCTCGATTTGACTCCAAAGGGCAAG GAATTTCAGGATTTATTTCAGAAGAAGGATCGTTGGGTTTACTGGTGGGGAGACAAGAGGGTAAGCTTGTACGGACCGAACCTCTGCATTCGTGAATCCATTCGCGTACCATTCGATCAAGGAAAACCGTCGTACTCTCTGTCAAACGTTCTAACTCGAGTGAAACGGGACAATTTTATGTACGATCGAAACGAACGGGACAACCGGGGCAGGTTCGACGATGGAAACAATGATAAAAAAATGTCGAAAATTGGGACAATTAAATGGAAGATTCCGTTTTATAGTTGGGGCGGGAAGAGGGCACAGGAAACGTTCGATCGGAAACCCAGTCGCGTGCAATACCTGATGACGATTATGAGACCCACTCTTAACGATGCTCGTGTATTCAGCAACTTGAAAG ATAAATTTCTCAACGGAGAAACCATTGAAAAtgccatagacgaaaatgaaaacCCTGTGCACGTAAATAACGAGACAAACGAGAACGATTACCCAACGGAAGAAGAAATTATCGACGACGATAACGATTG GGTAATGTCAACACCTAGCAAGAGGGCGCAACGGCGTGAAGTACGCAACAAAAAGATCAGAAGAAAACCCCAGAAATTCCGTGGACTCGTTCGTTTCGTCAAATCCACCTTCTACCCTTGGGGCGGATAA